The following are encoded together in the Clostridiales bacterium genome:
- a CDS encoding OadG family protein: MGDKLSLGIAIAIICIVLIGFSYIIKLQHVIIDIMNKSKKVNDAKADQVAWKDEDDDEQLVAVISAAVASYLGRSVSDIIVKTIKRVEPQVPSWAKAGRQDVMSSRF; the protein is encoded by the coding sequence ATGGGAGATAAACTATCTTTAGGAATAGCAATAGCGATTATATGCATAGTTCTTATTGGGTTTAGTTATATTATAAAGCTTCAGCATGTAATAATTGACATTATGAATAAGAGCAAGAAAGTAAACGATGCTAAAGCCGATCAAGTTGCATGGAAGGATGAAGATGATGATGAGCAGCTTGTAGCCGTAATATCCGCAGCAGTTGCATCATATCTTGGAAGATCAGTATCGGACATAATAGTAAAGACTATAAAAAGAGTAGAACCGCAGGTGCCATCCTGGGCAAAAGCCGGACGTCAGGATGTCATGAGTTCAAGATTTTAA
- a CDS encoding carboxyl transferase domain-containing protein: MGKIDELVSQKQKIEKGGGLDKIQKQHEKGKMFARERINALLDQGSFVEVGAFVKHRCNSFNMANIEAPAEGVVTGYGTIDGRLVYVYAQDFTVIGGSLGEMHAEKICRIIDMAVKMGAPVIGLNDSGGARIQEGVDALSGYGKIFFRNTRASGVIPQISAILGPCAGGAVYSPALGDFIFMVDKTSKMFITGPKVIKAVTGEEVSAEELGGAATHNTTSGVAHFIAPDESSCFAQIKKLISFLPSNNMENPPEYPASDDLNRKIYEFDGIIPNNANTPYDMKEIITRIVDNADFFEVQQYFAQNIITGFARINGRSIGIVANQPDVLAGSLDINASDKASRFIRTCDAFNIPLLNIVDVPGFLPGTSQEYGGIIRHGAKLLYAYSEATVPKVTMIVRKAYGGAYLAMCSKDLGADIVYAWPSAEIAVMGPEGAANIIFKKEIESSLDPEEEISSKIREYRDEFATPYIAAQRGYVDDVIIPSESRQRLAAAFEMLQSKRDSSFSKKHGNFPV, encoded by the coding sequence ATGGGCAAAATCGATGAATTAGTTTCGCAAAAACAAAAAATTGAAAAAGGCGGTGGCCTGGATAAGATTCAGAAGCAGCATGAAAAGGGTAAAATGTTTGCCAGGGAGAGGATAAATGCACTTCTTGACCAGGGAAGCTTTGTTGAGGTCGGTGCATTTGTGAAACACAGGTGCAACAGTTTCAATATGGCAAACATCGAAGCACCGGCGGAAGGCGTTGTGACCGGTTACGGAACGATAGACGGCCGTTTGGTTTATGTATATGCCCAGGACTTTACAGTAATTGGCGGTTCCCTTGGGGAAATGCATGCAGAAAAAATCTGCAGGATAATCGATATGGCCGTTAAAATGGGGGCACCTGTAATAGGACTTAACGATTCAGGCGGCGCGAGAATACAGGAGGGTGTAGACGCTCTGTCCGGATACGGAAAGATATTCTTCAGAAATACGAGAGCTTCGGGAGTGATACCGCAGATATCGGCGATACTGGGGCCATGTGCGGGAGGAGCCGTATATTCGCCGGCACTCGGGGATTTTATATTTATGGTTGATAAGACAAGCAAGATGTTTATAACAGGCCCTAAGGTAATAAAGGCAGTAACGGGTGAGGAAGTATCCGCCGAAGAGCTTGGCGGTGCAGCGACGCATAACACCACTTCAGGTGTCGCACATTTTATAGCACCTGATGAAAGCTCATGTTTTGCACAGATCAAGAAGCTGATAAGCTTTTTGCCATCCAATAATATGGAAAATCCACCTGAATATCCGGCATCGGATGATCTGAACAGAAAAATATACGAGTTTGATGGCATAATTCCGAATAACGCAAACACACCTTATGATATGAAAGAGATAATAACAAGAATAGTCGATAATGCCGACTTCTTTGAAGTTCAGCAGTATTTTGCTCAGAATATAATAACAGGATTTGCAAGGATAAATGGAAGGTCTATCGGTATTGTTGCAAATCAGCCTGATGTTCTGGCCGGCAGTCTTGACATAAATGCATCCGACAAGGCTTCAAGATTTATCAGAACATGTGATGCATTTAATATACCGCTTTTGAATATAGTGGATGTTCCGGGTTTTCTTCCGGGAACAAGCCAGGAATATGGCGGAATAATAAGGCATGGAGCCAAGTTGCTTTATGCATATTCGGAAGCAACGGTGCCGAAGGTTACCATGATCGTAAGGAAAGCATATGGTGGTGCATACCTTGCCATGTGCAGCAAGGATTTGGGAGCGGATATCGTGTATGCATGGCCTTCTGCTGAAATAGCGGTAATGGGCCCCGAGGGAGCTGCAAACATAATCTTTAAAAAAGAGATAGAATCGTCACTGGATCCTGAAGAGGAAATAAGTTCGAAGATAAGGGAATACAGGGACGAATTTGCGACACCATATATTGCTGCGCAAAGAGGATATGTGGACGATGTTATAATACCGTCGGAGTCAAGGCAGAGGCTTGCAGCCGCATTTGAAATGCTGCAGAGCAAGCGGGACAGCAGCTTCTCTAAAAAGCACGGGAATTTTCCTGTGTAA
- the aroD gene encoding type I 3-dehydroquinate dehydratase, giving the protein MNIKTINIKGKIIGGDKPLICIPIMPMNNDEVVEECEYVKDKKPDMVEWRADFYSNVHDLNSILSVLDYIKRTIPQFPLIFALRSDEEGGHAAIEEDKRIGIIDKVIRAGLIDIVDIEIQKCREIIDMSKRNGIYTIVSYYNFKETPKETLMLSKLVEAQNEGADIVKIAVKPKNYFDVIALFNSALTFKEKYGSIPEIDISMSRIGNISRFAGVYFGSSVTFASGLKSSDSGKIPIEKLRMLFDTFVRC; this is encoded by the coding sequence TTGAATATTAAAACAATAAATATTAAAGGGAAGATAATAGGAGGCGATAAACCTCTTATATGCATTCCTATCATGCCGATGAATAATGATGAGGTCGTCGAAGAATGTGAGTATGTAAAGGATAAAAAACCGGACATGGTCGAATGGAGAGCCGATTTTTACAGCAATGTACATGATTTAAACTCAATATTGTCGGTACTTGATTACATAAAAAGAACTATTCCACAATTTCCTTTAATATTTGCTCTTCGGTCCGATGAGGAAGGCGGCCATGCTGCAATAGAAGAAGATAAAAGAATCGGCATTATAGACAAGGTTATAAGGGCGGGACTTATTGATATCGTGGATATTGAGATTCAAAAATGCAGGGAAATAATCGATATGTCGAAAAGAAACGGCATATATACGATAGTTTCATATTATAATTTTAAAGAAACTCCAAAGGAGACGCTCATGCTGTCTAAGCTTGTTGAGGCGCAGAATGAAGGAGCGGATATCGTAAAAATAGCTGTAAAGCCAAAGAACTATTTCGATGTAATTGCGCTTTTTAACAGTGCTTTGACGTTTAAAGAAAAATACGGCTCGATACCTGAGATAGATATATCGATGTCACGAATAGGAAATATAAGCCGTTTTGCAGGGGTTTATTTTGGCTCATCGGTAACTTTTGCATCGGGTTTGAAGTCTTCGGATTCCGGGAAAATACCGATAGAAAAGTTAAGGATGCTGTTCGATACCTTTGTACGATGTTAA
- a CDS encoding formate--tetrahydrofolate ligase — translation METDIQIAQHSKMKPILDIAKGIGIKEDEIELYGRYKAKINLDLLKRLGNKNDGKLILVTSINPTPFGEGKSTVTVGLGDALKRTGKNVCIALREPSLGPVFGIKGGAAGGGYAQVVPMEDINLHFTGDMHAITSANNLIAAAIDNHIHQGNELSIDSRRIMFKRVMDMNDRALRNIVVGLGGKANGFPREDSFMITVASEIMAILCLSKNLSDLKERIAKILVAYNMKGDPVFVRDLKVQGAAALLMKDAIKPNLVQTLENTPAFVHGGPFANIAHGCNSILATKMGLKLADYVVTEAGFGADLGAEKFMDIKCRYAKLKPSCAVIVATVRALKHHGGVSKELLMEENIDALNRGFCNLEKAIENMKKYNIPVVVAINRFESDTENEIDILTKKCNMLGVPVSLCEVYKKGGAGGVDLAGKVIDAINAGGNNDFRLLYDESLPIKDKINIIVREIYGGRDVIFTKAAEKEIGEIEKLGLDKVPVCMAKTQYSLSDDPSLVGRPQDFDVTVKEVRISNGAGFVVALTGNIMTMPGLPKVPAAENIDIDENGVITGLF, via the coding sequence TTGGAAACTGATATTCAAATAGCTCAGCACTCTAAGATGAAACCTATTCTGGATATTGCCAAGGGCATTGGAATCAAAGAGGATGAGATCGAACTTTATGGAAGGTATAAGGCAAAGATAAACCTCGATCTTTTAAAGAGGCTCGGAAATAAAAATGACGGGAAGCTCATACTTGTAACTTCAATAAATCCGACTCCCTTTGGAGAGGGGAAATCCACCGTAACGGTGGGGCTTGGCGATGCACTGAAGAGAACAGGCAAAAATGTATGCATAGCGTTAAGGGAACCTTCCCTTGGCCCTGTATTCGGCATAAAAGGCGGTGCTGCAGGGGGCGGGTATGCCCAGGTCGTTCCCATGGAGGATATAAACCTGCATTTTACGGGCGACATGCATGCCATAACTTCTGCAAACAATCTGATTGCAGCGGCTATCGACAACCACATCCATCAAGGGAATGAGCTTTCGATAGACTCGAGGAGGATAATGTTTAAAAGAGTCATGGACATGAATGACAGGGCTCTTAGAAACATTGTTGTGGGTCTTGGAGGGAAAGCAAACGGTTTTCCGAGGGAAGATTCATTTATGATAACCGTCGCATCCGAGATTATGGCCATACTATGCCTTTCGAAGAATCTTTCCGACCTAAAAGAGAGGATAGCTAAAATACTCGTGGCATATAATATGAAAGGCGATCCTGTTTTTGTAAGAGATCTTAAAGTACAGGGAGCGGCTGCCTTGCTGATGAAGGATGCCATAAAGCCAAATCTTGTACAGACTCTCGAAAATACTCCTGCGTTTGTGCACGGCGGGCCTTTTGCAAATATTGCCCATGGATGCAACAGCATACTTGCAACGAAAATGGGCTTGAAACTTGCAGACTACGTTGTCACGGAGGCAGGTTTCGGCGCGGATCTCGGCGCAGAGAAGTTCATGGATATAAAATGCAGGTATGCGAAATTGAAGCCTTCCTGTGCGGTAATCGTTGCGACCGTAAGGGCCCTTAAACACCATGGGGGTGTCTCAAAAGAACTTCTTATGGAAGAAAATATCGATGCCCTAAACCGGGGATTCTGTAACCTTGAAAAGGCGATAGAAAATATGAAAAAATACAATATACCTGTAGTCGTTGCCATAAACAGGTTTGAAAGCGATACTGAAAATGAGATCGATATTTTAACGAAAAAGTGCAATATGTTGGGTGTACCCGTTTCGTTATGCGAGGTATATAAAAAAGGAGGAGCCGGCGGCGTAGACCTTGCCGGAAAAGTCATAGATGCTATAAATGCCGGGGGGAACAATGATTTCAGATTGTTATACGATGAAAGCCTCCCAATAAAGGATAAGATAAATATTATCGTAAGGGAGATTTACGGAGGACGCGATGTTATATTCACAAAGGCTGCGGAAAAGGAGATAGGCGAAATCGAAAAGCTCGGACTTGATAAAGTGCCTGTCTGTATGGCGAAGACACAATATTCCCTTTCGGATGATCCGTCCCTGGTTGGAAGGCCGCAGGATTTTGATGTGACTGTAAAAGAAGTCAGGATTTCAAACGGTGCGGGGTTTGTAGTCGCACTCACGGGCAACATAATGACAATGCCTGGACTTCCGAAGGTACCGGCAGCTGAAAATATAGACATAGATGAGAATGGTGTAATAACAGGTCTGTTTTGA
- a CDS encoding cyclodeaminase/cyclohydrolase family protein, which translates to MLLDISLRDYLRRASQSNAAPGGGSVCALSAALGAAMNSMVGEISISKCENNDGKDKMESMVNASIKLMDELKCGIDEDVEAFNMVLEAYRLPKDTADEKRERSGAIQDALKGASALPLRIAYLSVDVMKMSINMLEQGRKSALSDASCGGFLGYAALNGALCNVRINIKSIDDKNYAADMEKRVEYLENESENLLAKIKELSLKKLAKM; encoded by the coding sequence ATGCTGCTGGACATTTCGCTTAGGGACTATTTACGAAGGGCTTCGCAATCAAATGCCGCTCCCGGCGGAGGATCGGTATGTGCATTATCCGCAGCACTGGGAGCTGCGATGAACTCGATGGTGGGAGAAATATCCATATCGAAATGCGAGAATAACGATGGTAAAGATAAAATGGAGAGCATGGTAAATGCAAGCATAAAATTGATGGATGAGCTAAAATGTGGGATCGATGAAGATGTTGAAGCGTTTAATATGGTACTTGAGGCTTATAGGCTTCCAAAGGATACGGCCGATGAAAAGCGCGAAAGATCAGGCGCGATACAGGATGCATTAAAAGGGGCGTCCGCTCTTCCGCTAAGGATAGCTTATTTATCCGTCGATGTCATGAAGATGTCCATAAATATGCTGGAGCAAGGGCGAAAAAGCGCGTTAAGCGATGCCTCCTGCGGGGGATTTTTAGGATATGCGGCATTAAATGGAGCATTATGCAACGTGAGAATTAATATAAAAAGTATTGATGATAAAAATTATGCCGCTGATATGGAGAAGAGAGTTGAATATCTGGAGAATGAGAGCGAAAACCTCCTTGCTAAAATAAAAGAGCTTTCTTTAAAAAAATTGGCCAAAATGTGA
- a CDS encoding sulfide/dihydroorotate dehydrogenase-like FAD/NAD-binding protein: MYRILEKKVLAPDIYFMKLSAPRIARSAKPGQFLIVKADEEGERIPLTICDYNSKEGTVAIVFQAVGSSTNEMASYEEGESFSDVVGPLGNPSEFVGEDIDELKSQKFMFVAGGVGTAPIYPQVKWLHEHGINADVIIGTRTKKLLLFENEMRSVARNLYIATDDGSYGFNGLVTGLLEDLIKKGHHYDKVITIGPMIMMKFVSKLTKKYGIKTIASLNSIMVDGTGMCGACRVTVGNVTKFTCIDGPEFDAHLIDFDEAMRRQTMYKTEEGKKKIEDEERREGHKCRIGLDGDR, encoded by the coding sequence ATGTACAGGATATTGGAAAAAAAAGTATTGGCTCCGGATATTTATTTTATGAAATTGAGTGCCCCAAGAATTGCAAGATCCGCAAAGCCGGGACAGTTCCTGATAGTTAAAGCAGATGAAGAGGGAGAAAGGATACCCCTTACAATATGCGACTATAACAGCAAAGAGGGTACTGTTGCGATAGTATTTCAAGCTGTTGGCTCTTCAACTAATGAAATGGCTTCATATGAGGAAGGCGAAAGTTTTTCCGATGTAGTGGGTCCTTTGGGAAATCCTTCCGAATTTGTCGGGGAAGATATAGATGAGCTTAAATCCCAAAAATTTATGTTCGTCGCGGGAGGAGTAGGCACTGCCCCTATATACCCGCAGGTTAAATGGCTGCATGAGCATGGGATAAATGCCGATGTTATAATAGGTACCAGAACAAAAAAACTCTTACTTTTCGAAAATGAAATGAGGAGCGTAGCAAGGAACTTATATATAGCAACTGATGACGGCTCATATGGTTTTAACGGTCTGGTAACAGGTTTGCTGGAAGATCTCATAAAGAAAGGTCACCATTACGACAAAGTCATAACTATAGGTCCCATGATTATGATGAAATTTGTATCAAAACTTACAAAAAAGTATGGTATAAAAACTATTGCAAGTTTGAACTCCATCATGGTGGATGGTACGGGAATGTGCGGAGCCTGCCGTGTAACCGTCGGAAATGTCACAAAATTCACGTGTATCGACGGTCCGGAATTCGATGCTCATTTGATAGATTTCGACGAAGCTATGAGAAGGCAGACAATGTATAAGACAGAAGAAGGAAAAAAGAAAATAGAGGATGAAGAAAGAAGAGAAGGGCATAAATGCCGTATAGGATTGGATGGTGACAGATGA
- the gltA gene encoding NADPH-dependent glutamate synthase: MDRMKRTPVREQDPKERIKNFNEVSFGYNEEEAVKEASRCLNCKKPMCVTNCPVSISIPKFIHCVKNRDFKEAARIIAESSALPAVCGRVCPQETQCEGKCVLGIKGEPIAIGKLERFVADWSREHDISFTDIKEKKNKKVAVIGSGPSGLTCAGDLAKMGYDVTIFEALHKAGGVLVYGIPEFRLPKDTVVKHEINNLKKLGVHIETDVLIGRTITVDQLLNEEGFDAVFIGSGAGLPKFMGIPGENLNGVFSANEFLTRSNLMKAYREDYSTPIKAGKITAVVGGGNVAMDAARTALRLGSTVHIVYRRSFEEIPARAEEVQHAKDEGVIFDILTNPVEIIGDEKGWVKGIKCVRMKLGEPDESGRKRPVKIEGSEFIMDVDTVIMALGTSPNPLIASTTKGLETNKRNCIVAEEETGLTSRNGIYAGGDAVTGSATVILAMGAGKKAAKAIDEYLSK; this comes from the coding sequence ATGGATAGAATGAAGAGGACTCCTGTCCGCGAGCAGGATCCCAAGGAAAGAATAAAAAACTTTAATGAAGTAAGCTTTGGATACAATGAAGAGGAAGCTGTAAAGGAAGCCAGCAGATGCCTTAACTGCAAAAAGCCGATGTGTGTTACAAACTGTCCTGTATCCATAAGCATACCAAAATTTATACACTGCGTGAAAAACCGTGACTTCAAGGAAGCTGCGAGAATAATCGCCGAGTCAAGCGCACTGCCGGCCGTATGCGGCAGGGTATGCCCGCAGGAAACGCAATGTGAGGGGAAATGCGTACTGGGAATTAAAGGTGAACCTATAGCAATCGGCAAACTTGAGAGATTTGTAGCCGATTGGTCAAGAGAACACGATATAAGTTTCACCGACATTAAAGAAAAAAAGAACAAAAAGGTTGCGGTAATAGGCAGCGGCCCTTCCGGACTTACCTGTGCCGGAGACCTTGCCAAAATGGGATACGATGTTACAATCTTTGAGGCATTGCATAAGGCAGGCGGTGTTTTAGTATACGGAATACCGGAATTCAGGCTGCCAAAGGATACGGTCGTAAAACATGAAATCAATAATTTAAAGAAATTAGGCGTCCACATCGAGACGGATGTTTTAATAGGAAGGACGATAACCGTTGACCAGCTTCTGAATGAAGAGGGTTTCGATGCCGTATTCATAGGCTCGGGCGCAGGGCTTCCTAAATTTATGGGAATACCCGGTGAGAATTTGAACGGCGTATTCTCTGCAAACGAATTCTTAACGAGAAGCAACCTGATGAAGGCATATAGAGAAGATTATTCCACCCCCATTAAAGCAGGTAAAATAACAGCCGTAGTAGGTGGAGGAAACGTCGCAATGGATGCTGCAAGGACAGCGCTCAGGTTGGGTTCGACAGTGCATATAGTATACAGGAGATCTTTTGAGGAAATCCCTGCAAGAGCTGAAGAAGTCCAGCATGCAAAGGATGAAGGTGTAATATTCGATATTCTAACCAATCCTGTTGAAATAATAGGTGATGAAAAAGGCTGGGTCAAGGGAATTAAATGCGTAAGAATGAAGCTTGGAGAGCCTGATGAATCCGGTAGAAAAAGGCCTGTAAAAATTGAAGGCTCCGAATTTATAATGGATGTTGATACGGTAATAATGGCACTTGGAACGTCTCCAAACCCTCTTATCGCATCAACCACAAAGGGCCTTGAGACAAATAAAAGAAACTGCATAGTGGCTGAGGAAGAAACAGGCCTTACATCAAGAAATGGAATATACGCCGGAGGAGATGCCGTAACGGGATCCGCAACAGTTATACTCGCAATGGGAGCTGGTAAAAAAGCTGCTAAAGCCATAGATGAATATCTTAGCAAATAA
- the ftsH gene encoding ATP-dependent zinc metalloprotease FtsH gives MKKMLRSASLWILIIIAIFLAADIFSSGGKTKKDMTKSELLTAVKQKQVSELNIAETKVTGVLKSGEQFNVLVLDGRDFYKDVKDIMTQNNIPDESIKIADIPTQPLPFWVTMLPTVVLVIFIIAFWFIFWQQSQSGGGGRGVMSFGKSRARMVTNEKKRVTFDDVAGADEEKAELEEIVDFLKEPRRYIELGARIPRGVLLVGPPGTGKTLLAKAVAGEAGVPFFSISGSDFVEMFVGVGASRVRDLFEQAKKNSPSIVFIDEIDAVGRQRGAGLGGGHDEREQTLNQLLVEMDGFGVNEGVIIIAATNRPDVLDPALLRPGRFDRQIVVGIPDIKGREAILKVHSKGKPLESEVDLSILAKRTPGFTGADLENLMNEAALLAVRKNKKMIGMQELEESITRVLAGPEKRSKVMSEKEKRLTAFHEAGHAVVMKLLPGANPIHQISIIPRGRAGGYTLQLPEEDKNYTSKSDLSIEIIGLLGGRAAEKLVLNDISTGATNDIERATTLARKMVTEYGMSDRLGPMTFGSPRDEVFLGRDFTRGRDYSEEVAAQIDKEIRNIIEDSYHKAETLLKQNMNKLEKVAGALLEKEKLEAEEFEEVFNAAV, from the coding sequence ATGAAAAAAATGCTTCGTAGTGCCAGCCTGTGGATATTGATAATTATTGCGATTTTTTTAGCTGCAGATATATTCAGTAGTGGTGGAAAGACAAAAAAAGACATGACTAAAAGCGAATTGCTGACGGCTGTAAAACAAAAGCAGGTAAGTGAATTAAATATCGCTGAAACAAAGGTAACAGGGGTACTTAAATCCGGAGAGCAGTTTAATGTACTGGTGCTGGATGGAAGGGATTTTTATAAAGATGTAAAAGATATAATGACACAGAATAATATACCTGATGAATCCATAAAGATTGCCGATATTCCCACACAACCTTTGCCGTTTTGGGTTACAATGCTTCCTACGGTAGTTCTTGTCATTTTTATAATAGCATTTTGGTTTATCTTCTGGCAGCAGTCACAGAGCGGTGGCGGAGGACGCGGAGTTATGTCCTTTGGTAAAAGCAGAGCCCGTATGGTGACAAATGAAAAAAAGAGAGTGACTTTTGACGATGTGGCAGGGGCAGATGAAGAAAAGGCTGAGCTTGAGGAGATAGTTGACTTTTTAAAAGAGCCGAGGCGCTATATTGAGCTTGGGGCAAGGATACCCAGAGGCGTTTTATTAGTAGGGCCTCCGGGAACAGGTAAAACGCTCCTTGCAAAAGCTGTCGCAGGTGAGGCGGGGGTGCCGTTTTTCAGCATAAGCGGTTCTGACTTTGTTGAGATGTTTGTCGGTGTTGGAGCATCGAGGGTGAGAGATCTATTCGAACAGGCAAAAAAGAATTCCCCAAGCATCGTATTTATAGATGAGATAGATGCCGTCGGAAGGCAAAGAGGTGCAGGTCTTGGCGGCGGACATGATGAAAGAGAACAGACGTTAAATCAGTTATTGGTTGAGATGGATGGATTTGGAGTAAACGAAGGTGTTATAATAATCGCTGCGACAAACAGACCTGATGTACTCGATCCGGCGCTTCTGCGTCCGGGCAGGTTTGACAGGCAGATTGTCGTGGGTATTCCCGATATAAAGGGAAGAGAAGCAATACTAAAGGTGCATTCGAAAGGTAAACCTCTTGAAAGTGAAGTTGATCTTTCGATACTGGCAAAGAGAACTCCCGGATTTACAGGTGCGGACCTGGAGAACCTTATGAATGAAGCAGCGCTTTTGGCTGTGAGGAAAAATAAAAAAATGATAGGCATGCAGGAACTTGAGGAATCCATAACAAGAGTGCTTGCAGGTCCTGAAAAAAGAAGCAAGGTTATGAGCGAAAAGGAAAAAAGGCTTACAGCATTCCATGAGGCCGGCCATGCCGTGGTTATGAAGCTTCTGCCTGGTGCGAACCCTATACATCAGATCAGTATAATACCGAGGGGGAGAGCGGGAGGTTATACCCTTCAGCTTCCTGAAGAGGATAAAAATTATACGTCTAAATCGGATTTATCCATTGAGATTATCGGTCTGCTTGGCGGCCGCGCAGCCGAAAAACTTGTGCTTAACGATATAAGCACAGGAGCGACAAATGATATTGAAAGGGCTACAACTCTTGCAAGAAAGATGGTAACAGAGTATGGCATGAGCGATAGGCTTGGACCTATGACGTTTGGAAGTCCGCGCGATGAGGTGTTTTTGGGCCGTGACTTTACAAGGGGCAGGGACTACAGCGAAGAGGTGGCAGCTCAGATAGATAAGGAAATAAGAAATATAATCGAGGATTCTTATCATAAGGCTGAAACATTGTTGAAACAAAATATGAACAAACTTGAAAAAGTGGCTGGGGCTCTTCTCGAGAAAGAAAAGCTTGAAGCAGAAGAGTTTGAAGAGGTATTTAACGCGGCGGTTTAA
- the hpt gene encoding hypoxanthine phosphoribosyltransferase, which produces MLNDDVQEVLITKERLAERIAELGKQISKDYENKDLMLIGVLKGSVPFMADLMREITVDCTMDFMAVSSYGSSTQSSGVVRILKDLDSDIENKHVLIVEDIIDTGYTLKYLLGNLNSRKPADVEICCLLDKPDRRMVNLDIKYEGFKIPDAFVIGYGLDYAERYRNLPFIGILKKEVYETK; this is translated from the coding sequence ATGCTAAATGATGATGTACAGGAAGTTTTGATAACAAAAGAGAGGCTTGCCGAGAGAATAGCCGAGCTTGGCAAACAAATTTCAAAGGATTATGAAAATAAAGATCTCATGCTTATAGGAGTATTAAAGGGATCCGTACCCTTTATGGCAGATCTTATGAGGGAAATAACAGTTGACTGCACTATGGATTTTATGGCTGTATCGAGCTATGGAAGCTCTACCCAATCATCCGGTGTTGTGAGGATATTGAAGGATCTGGATTCAGATATCGAGAACAAGCATGTTTTGATCGTCGAAGATATCATAGATACGGGGTATACGTTGAAGTATCTGCTCGGCAATCTGAATTCGAGAAAGCCTGCAGATGTTGAAATATGCTGCCTTTTGGATAAGCCGGACAGAAGAATGGTTAACCTTGATATCAAATATGAAGGCTTCAAAATCCCAGATGCATTTGTTATAGGATACGGGCTTGATTATGCAGAAAGATACAGAAATCTTCCGTTTATCGGAATACTTAAGAAAGAAGTGTATGAAACGAAATAA